A window of the Citrus sinensis cultivar Valencia sweet orange chromosome 9, DVS_A1.0, whole genome shotgun sequence genome harbors these coding sequences:
- the LOC102623691 gene encoding 21 kDa protein-like, producing the protein MESSSSKYLLILLAIFYLINSSSASRNVPSKITASTEFIKTSCSSTTYPTLCYKSLARHASLIQTSPKLLAHASLNVTLAKAKSTSAVMLKMSKSPGMKPREADAMQDCLEELSDSVDELRKSIGEMGLIKASNFELTMNDIQTWVSAALTDDTTCSDGFEKNTVNGKVVRGQIVKIAHMTSNALALINSYASLHA; encoded by the coding sequence ATggaatcttcatcatcaaaatatttgcTCATTTTACTAGCCATTTTTTACCTCATAAACTCAAGCTCAGCATCCAGAAATGTCCCCTCTAAAATTACAGCTAGCACTGAGTTCATCAAAACATCTTGCAGTTCAACAACTTATCCAACACTTTGCTATAAATCCCTTGCTAGACATGCAAGCTTAATCCAAACAAGCCCTAAGCTCCTCGCCCATGCATCCCTCAACGTGACCCTTGCAAAGGCTAAATCAACGTCAGCCGTCATGTTAAAGATGTCGAAAAGCCCTGGAATGAAGCCTAGAGAGGCGGATGCCATGCAAGATTGTTTGGAGGAGCTGAGTGATTCAGTTGATGAACTCAGAAAGTCTATTGGCGAAATGGGTCTGATCAAAGCTTCTAACTTTGAACTCACAATGAATGATATACAGACTTGGGTTAGTGCTGCTTTGACTGATGATACTACTTGCAGCgatggatttgaaaaaaatacgGTTAATGGGAAAGTTGTAAGAGGCCAGATTGTGAAGATTGCCCATATGACTAGCAATGCCTTGGCTTTGATCAATAGTTATGCTTCTCTTCATGCTTAA